The sequence GCGATAATGATGCACTATTCTCCCCACCTAAAATGCTCATCGTATGCATTAACGATGTGTTAACCATAACATTAACGGCATCTTCGTCAGTCGGGGAGGTATGCTGGTTGCTTATCTGATAGCTTATGCTGGCGGTCGTAGCAGAGCCAATAAACAAATCCAATGACGCGCCAAAGCAATCGTAGTCGGTGGTCGATGAGCTTACTTTAAGAATGTTATCATGCTCTCTCTCGTAGGTTAATCCCAAAAACGCGGTGCCCCCGAAAAGCCCTTTATTTATCGACAGCGAATATCCCAGTATGTCGTTTCTTAGATAAGGAGTGCCGAAGGATTGGAATCCCGGACCTACAGCTTCCGCCTTAGCGTCGATGCTTGCTCCAAAGATGTTCATAGAAAGCTTCAGCGCCAATGCGTAGTCGAATGATGTCGAAATCTTCGGATTAACGATGTCAACAACCCACTTTGGCACCCCGGAAATAGTTAGCTGAGGAGTTCTCACATCACGGGTTACCTCACAGCCGACCACTTCCGCGCCAAGCAAAACTCCGCCGTTAAAAAACGATATTGCTGCATCAACGCCCAACACCCTGTTTTCCATTGGCGTAACGGGTTCATAGGATACAGTGTCCGAATCTACCACTACTGTTTTAAAATATTGCTCGATTGAATTAGGATTGTCCCGGGCGAAAAGTGCGCTAACATGAATGTGTGTCCCATCTCGCCGACCGAAACCCAATCTTGTCGCGTAAAGCATTTGAGAATATGTTGGCTCGGTAGAATCGGAACCCTCAACAGCGCGTTTAGTTTGCCCCAGAGCTAACGAAACATAAAACGGCATGAACTCAAGCTCTGCGTAGGCGCCGAGAACAGATGCGCCCGAAAGCGTCAGATCAGAAAAATAGGGATTGCACTTGCCGAATGTGAAACTTGAAATTCTAAGTGTTAATTGGCTAAGCGAGAGTTCTGGAGAAAGACTTTGCGGGAAAAGCGTAAGCCCGAGTTTATTCATCGCCTGCCTGAAATTCGAACCCTCGTTCGACACAAAAAAGTTAAGATTAATGGGCATGCCAAAAATAGTCAGGGTTGGGTTAACGAAGAACCTTACAGCGGTTTTCTCACCCTCGCGGGGACCAGCGCTAACGCTTGAATATTCGGTTTGCATTGAAGCCGAGCCAGAAAACTTTATCGGAGAACAAAGGCTTAAACTTAAAAATAGACTAAAGGCCAAACAAACCGTAAACAAAAGTCTTTTTCTCATAAAACCCCCTTTTATAAAAGTTATTAAAAATTAAGTGAGCTGGCAACAGAAGTTTTAGCTGCAGCGCGAGACCCGAAAACGCCAGCAATCAAGCGCAACGCAAAAAAGATTCACCCATTCTGTCTGAATTGAATTCTATACAGGTGGGCATAAAACCCGCCTTTGGCCAGTAATTCCTCGTGCTTTCCGGATTCTATGATTCTGCCGTTGTGAACCACTAAAATTTTATTGGCTTTCCTTATTGTGGACAGTCTGTGCGCCACAACGAGGGATGTTCGCCCCTTAAGAAGCCTATCGATAGCCTCCTGAATAAGCTTTTCGGTGTGGGTGTCTATATTTGCGGTGGCCTCATCGAGGATCAATATTTTAGGTTCGAAAACTAGCGCTCTCGCGAAAGATAATAATTGTCGTTCGCCTGCGGAGAATGTTGCTCCGCGCTCCGCCACAGGCTCGTCAAGTCCGCCCGGAAGCTTCTTTATAAACTCGTCCGCATTAACTATTTTAACCACTCTCATGAGGTCATCGTCTCCGATCCTTTTCTCAAAAAGTCTTATGTTCTCCCTTACATCGGTTGAGAAAAGAAACACATCCTGCAGCACCACACCCACAACGGTTCGAAGCGTCTTGAGGTCCCAGTCTCTGATGTCGACATCGTCAATGAGTATCTGCCCTTTGTTAACATCGTATAGGCGTGAAACAAGCGCAGTTATCGTGGTTTTGCCTGCCCCGGTTTCACCTACTATGCCCACGACTTCCCCGGGTTGGGCAACAAACGAAACACCGCGCAACACCCAATCTTTATCGTATGCGAACCAGACATCTCTGAACTCAACTTTCCCTCGAACCTGCGAGGGCTTTGGCTTGTAAACTTTCCGAACAACTTTTATCTCTGGTTTTGTGTCCATAAGCTTAAAAATCCTTTCCGCTGCCGCCATAGCAGATTGCATAATCGCGAACTTATCCGAAATCCCCATTAGCGGTCTGAAGAACATCTCTATGTAATACATGTAAGCCACAAGCATTCCCAATGACATCGCCTGCCTTATAACCTGACCACCACCATACCACAAAAGAAGCGCCAGCCCCATATTTCTGAACAGTCCCACCACGGGGTAAAACAAAGCGTTAACGAAAAGAACCCTCATTGTGGCTTTGAAATACCTCTTGTTAACCTCGTCGAACCTTTCTATAGCCCTTCTCTCCTGCGTGAACGCCTGAATAATGCGCACACCGCCGAAATCCTCCGAAAGCCTTGCATTAAGTGCTGCAAGCTCTCTCCTCATCCACCTGAACGCATCGCGGAGTTTACCACGCAGAATAGCCATGATAAGCGTTACAACAGGCAGCAACGCGAAAACAATAAGCGAAAGATTCCTGTTCATCATGTAAAGGATTATACCCACGCCTATAAGCACTATAATGTCCCGAATAAGCGCTACCGCCACCGAAGTAAACATCTCTGAAAGGGCATTAATGTCATTCGTCAAACGGGTTACTATTTTGCCTATAGGATTGCTATCGAAAAACTTAAGCGAAAGTTTCTGGATATGCGAAAACAGGTCGACTCTTATACCGTGCATGGACTTTTGCGCAACAAGGTTAAGCGTGAATATCTGCACAAAGTTAAGGACTAAAAGACCGATTAAAAGGACGAAGTAAAGTATTGCTATCCTTACTATTCCGCTTATATGCTGCGCACGAATCAACTTTATCTCTGCTGGCGGAATTTTGGAAAGGTTTTTATACGAAATAACATATTGTGGCAACCTTGGCTTTCGCGGAGTCTGCCTCATAAAAATGCTTTTCTTGGGCGGCGCAGTGAACTTTTCGCCACCTCTGCCTAAAACCGTAAGAAACAGCGAATCATAGCTTTTTATGATTGAAATAGCGGTATCCCTTAGCTGAGGCGGAATTTTCAGCGTGTCTATAGTCATGAATTTCATCGGAACGACAACCTTAAGACGCTGGGCAAGCTTCATATCAGCAGGGTCGATAAGGTTTCCATCGATAACGAACGAATCGCGCCCCACAACGAACATGGCAGCGCCATACTTATCTATGTAGCGTTTGGCAAGGGTATCGTGCGCGCTGAAATCGAAAAGCTGATAGTTAAGAACAATGTATTCATCAATGGCTTTTCTATCGAGGGTCGGAAGGTAAACATTAATCGCCGAGGAAGCTATAAGGACGAAAAAGGCGAGCACCATAAGCCATACATAGGGCTTCGCATACCTGAGAAGTCTCTTAACCAGTTTCGCATCATATATCTTTTGTCCCTTGAGGTCCTCATCGCTTATGTAATCCAACCGTGGCATAGCAAAATAAACAATATTGTCTAATACTATCCATCAATTGTGAGGAATCAAGCATAAAGGGAAGATTTTTTGGCAAGCACAATGGGGATCATCCTGCAAATAAAAAACCACAACAAAAACGCAAGCTTTATAGATACTCTATGTCCTCCTCCTCGCTGTCTTGTGGTATCTTGAGGTCTTTGAACGGCTCGGTTTCCTCAAGAACTTCTGGTGGTTTAAGGTCTTCCTTCGATGGAAGCTCAATAGTTTTATACCTTTTTTGCGAGCGGAGATTTATGTGGACTATTTTGCCCATGCCATCGTCCTTAGCCATCTCATCAGGGTTTAGCGGACGAACGCGAAGAAGCAAAAACTCGTTAAAAGAGCGAATACGATAAACAAATATCCTTGCTATCTCTCTTAAATACATAAAATCGAGATTCATTAATTCTTCAGGTGGAGTTTCGAACAGCGGATAAAGTAGCGGGCTGCCTGAGAAATCTTCCCCAAAATGGGAGGCAACTTCATCTTTCATTTTTTCTATCTTTTCCTCAACTTCCCTGATCTCAGCAAGCACGGCGTCTCTGTTGTAACTTGCATAATGCATTTTGGTTAAAAGTCGCATTCTCTCCGACTGAAGCTCATCTATTAGGCGGAATTTTTCGAGTATTTCCTCGTAACCCTTGGTTTTGCGCGGTTTTTTGAGGTTTTCCTTTACTCTTTTTTGAACGAGTTGCATCACGATTCTATCCACGAAATCTGTCCTGTGAGGCACTGAATGCTTGCATTTGTCCCGGCACGCATAATAAAGCGTTGGAATCCTCTCACCCTCAGTGAATGCGCGAGGTGTGTAGAGGTCCATAGGTTTGCCGCAATACCCGCAAAAATAGATTCCGAGCCCATGAAAAATCGAGTAAGGTCGTGTTTGAATCCTGACGCGGATGAGCCTCTTTTTAAGAGTGCTTATGCGGGTTAATTCGGACTCCTCCGCAAACAAACGCTTATTCTTGCGATTAATTGAATTTCTTCTTTCGATTCTTGCCATTATGTTTTCTCCCGCTCCACTACTTTTGCGAGTCCAGCAAGTTTTTGCCCGGGTTTAAGCATTATTAGTCTAACACCCTGAGTGTAACGCCCCATAACAGGCACCTCGCTCACCGCTATTCGTATAAGTATACCGTCAGAGTTGACAAGCACCACCTCATCATCACCATCAACCTCAACGGCACCAATTATTTTCCCAGTTTTGGGAACCACTTTCATAGCTTTGATGCCCACGCCGCCGCGCGATTGAACGCGAAACTCCTTTATCTGCGTTCTTTTGCCGAATCCATTTTCCGAGGCGAAAAGTATCGTGCTCTCTGGATTCTCTATGCCGACCATAGCAACGACGCTATCCTCGCCCCGAAGACGAATCCCCATAACGCCACGAGCACTGCGCCCCATTATTCGAACATTGCTCACCGGAAACCTTATCGATTGCCCCTTCGCAGTAACCAGAAGCACATTCTGCTCCCCATTAACGAGACAGCAACCTATCAGCTCATCATCCCTGTCGA comes from bacterium and encodes:
- a CDS encoding ABC transporter ATP-binding protein; the encoded protein is MPRLDYISDEDLKGQKIYDAKLVKRLLRYAKPYVWLMVLAFFVLIASSAINVYLPTLDRKAIDEYIVLNYQLFDFSAHDTLAKRYIDKYGAAMFVVGRDSFVIDGNLIDPADMKLAQRLKVVVPMKFMTIDTLKIPPQLRDTAISIIKSYDSLFLTVLGRGGEKFTAPPKKSIFMRQTPRKPRLPQYVISYKNLSKIPPAEIKLIRAQHISGIVRIAILYFVLLIGLLVLNFVQIFTLNLVAQKSMHGIRVDLFSHIQKLSLKFFDSNPIGKIVTRLTNDINALSEMFTSVAVALIRDIIVLIGVGIILYMMNRNLSLIVFALLPVVTLIMAILRGKLRDAFRWMRRELAALNARLSEDFGGVRIIQAFTQERRAIERFDEVNKRYFKATMRVLFVNALFYPVVGLFRNMGLALLLWYGGGQVIRQAMSLGMLVAYMYYIEMFFRPLMGISDKFAIMQSAMAAAERIFKLMDTKPEIKVVRKVYKPKPSQVRGKVEFRDVWFAYDKDWVLRGVSFVAQPGEVVGIVGETGAGKTTITALVSRLYDVNKGQILIDDVDIRDWDLKTLRTVVGVVLQDVFLFSTDVRENIRLFEKRIGDDDLMRVVKIVNADEFIKKLPGGLDEPVAERGATFSAGERQLLSFARALVFEPKILILDEATANIDTHTEKLIQEAIDRLLKGRTSLVVAHRLSTIRKANKILVVHNGRIIESGKHEELLAKGGFYAHLYRIQFRQNG